A part of Brassica rapa cultivar Chiifu-401-42 chromosome A05, CAAS_Brap_v3.01, whole genome shotgun sequence genomic DNA contains:
- the LOC103870886 gene encoding U-box domain-containing protein 21, with the protein MVLPWRSRGGRRAERRNLSTSGDTSVVKIKVPAQLRSSKIELVQSPRAPLTPRDAVEICRRLENATAREENAECLEIVSKIKNLVRDNGETNKKCLLQYGVVSELTSCFQRFASTREEHAPLLEEVLSVITSWLPLNRTEGFSKMGSTASLKTLVRFLNAPDAKTRQNAVFCIREVIAIDKRFVYALTDIEGACEGLIKIIKDSVSTSSTKASIMAIYRIISCDNKTVSKLVNLGLVALIAEMIVNNAEKSVCERCLVVLNVVCDNEQSREDVLGNALIVPLLVKKILRVSDLATQCSVSILWKLWRKNNDHLLVEALQVGAFEKLLVVLQVGCEEKTKERASELLRNLNRCRNEMENTNCVDSSMHLKNVKKSF; encoded by the coding sequence atgGTGTTACCATGGAGatcaagaggaggaagaagagcagAGAGACGTAACCTATCGACTTCCGGCGATACCTCTGTCGTGAAAATTAAAGTCCCGGCTCAACTCCGATCATCAAAAATCGAGCTGGTTCAGTCACCGCGCGCGCCGTTGACACCGCGTGATGCGGTTGAGATATGCCGGAGACTTGAAAACGCGACGGCTCGCGAGGAAAATGCAGAGTGTTTGGAGATTGTTAGTAAAATCAAGAACTTGGTAAGAGACAACGGAGAGACGAACAAGAAGTGTCTGCTCCAATACGGCGTCGTTTCGGAGTTAACTTCTTGCTTCCAAAGATTCGCGTCGACGCGCGAGGAACACGCGCCTCTCTTAGAGGAAGTCTTGTCTGTTATAACTTCTTGGTTGCCTCTGAATCGAACAGAGGGTTTCTCCAAGATGGGATCAACTGCTTCCCTCAAAACTCTCGTGCGGTTCTTGAACGCTCCAGACGCTAAAACGAGGCAAAACGCTGTGTTTTGCATCAGAGAGGTTATTGCAATAGACAAGAGGTTTGTCTACGCCTTAACAGACATCGAAGGAGCTTGcgaaggattaataaaaatcatCAAAGACTCTGTCTCTACAAGCTCGACGAAAGCATCTATAATGGCAATATATAGAATCATCTCATGTGACAACAAGACCGTTTCAAAACTCGTGAACTTGGGTTTGGTCGCATTGATCGCAGAAATGATCGTGAACAATGCGGAAAAGAGCGTTTGCGAGAGATGTCTCGTGGTTCTAAACGTCGTATGCGACAACGAGCAAAGCAGAGAAGACGTTCTTGGAAACGCTTTGATCGTTCCTCTACTAGTGAAGAAGATCCTACGCGTTTCGGATCTCGCAACGCAATGCTCAGTCTCTATTCTCTGGAAGCTATGGAGAAAGAACAATGATCATCTATTAGTTGAAGCTCTTCAAGTTGGTGCATTCGAGAAACTCTTAGTGGTTTTACAAGTCGGGTGCGAGGAGAAGACTAAAGAGAGAGCTAGCGAGCTGTTGCGGAACTTAAACCGATGTAGAAACGAGATGGAGAACACAAACTGTGTCGATTCTTCTATGCATTTGAAGAACGTGAAGAAATCATTTTAA
- the LOC103870888 gene encoding potassium channel SKOR isoform X2, translating into MGGSSGGGVSYRSEVDSDVELEDYEVDDDFGEGIVESRGNRFNPLTNFLGLDFTGGNGGKFTVINGIRDISRGSVVHPDSGCYKAWTMFIVIWALYSSFFTPLEFGFFRGLPGNLFILDILGQIAFLVDIVLTFFVAYRDSRTYRMVYRRSSIALRYLKSTFIIDFLSCMPWDIIYKVAGRKEEVRYLLLIRLYRVRRVILFFHKMEKDIRINYLFTRIVKLIFVELYCTHTAACIFYYLATTLPASQEGYTWIGSLKLGDYSYAKFREIDLWTRYTTSMYFAVVTMATVGYGDIHAVNMREMIFAMAYISFDMILGAYLIGNMTALIVKGSKTERFRDKMADIMRYMNRNKLGRNIRGQITGHLRLQYESSYTEAAVLQDIPVSIRAKIAQTLYLSYIEKVPLFRGCSSEFINQIVIRLHEEFFLPGEVIMEQGSVVDQLYFVCHGVLEEIGTAKDGSEEIVSLLQPDNSFGEISILCNIPQPYTVRVSELCRVLRLDKQSFMNILEIYFHDGRRILNNLLEGKESNGRIKQLESDITFHISKQEAELALKLNSAAFYGDLYQLKSLIRAGADPNKTDYDGRSPLHLAASRGYEDITLYLIQESVDVNIKDKLGNTPLLEAIKNGNDRVAALLVKEGATLSIENAGTFLCTVVAKGDSDFLKRLLNNGIDPNSKDYDQRTPLHVASSEGLYLLARQLVEAGANVLKKDRWGNTPLDEALVCGNKMLIKLLEDAKTSQMSTFLNSSKEIKVYKKKCTVYSSHPNDSKEKRRRGIVLWVPKSIEELVRSAAEQLNFPEASCVLSEDEGKIIDVELISDGQKLYLTVET; encoded by the exons ATGCTACAAGGCGTGGACCATGTTCATAGTGATATGGGCACTTTACTCTTCCTTCTTCACTCCATTGGAGTTCGGATTCTTCAGGGGATTACCAGGGAATCTGTTCATCCTCGACATCCTTGGCCAAATCGCTTTCTTAGTCGATATTGTGTTAACATTCTTCGTGGCGTATAGAGATAGCAGAACTTACAGAATGGTCTATAGACGCAGCTCCATCGCTTTACG TTACTTAAAATCAACttttattattgattttctATCATGCATGCCATGGGATATCATCTACAAG GTAGCAGGTCGAAAAGAAGAAGTGAGATACCTATTATTGATAAGGCTATATCGAGTTCGTAGAGTCATCTTGTTTTTCCACAAAATGGAGAAAGATATAAGAATCAATTACCTTTTCACTAGAATCGTCAAGCTTATATTTGTCGAGCTCTATTGCACTCACACCGCTGCTTGCATCTTCTATTACTTGGCCACCACGCTACCTGCTTCTCAAGAAGGGTACACTTGGATTGGTAGCTTGAAACTGGGAGACTACAGTTACGCTAAGTTCAGAGAGATCGATCTCTGGACTCGGTACACCACTTCTATGTACTTCGCTGTTGTCACTATGGCAACTGTTG GTTATGGAGATATACACGCGGTTAATATGCGGGAAATGATATTCGCGATGGCCTACATATCATTCGACATGATTCTAGGCGCTTACTTGATCGGTAACATGACAGCTTTGATTGTAAAAGGCTCAAAAACTGAGAGGTTCAGGGACAAGATGGCGGATATAATGAGGTATATGAACCGAAACAAACTCGGTAGAAACATTCGTGGTCAGATCACTGGACATTTGCGGTTGCAGTACGAAAGTAGCTACACTGAAGCAGCTGTTCTTCAAGACATACCTGTCTCTATCCGCGCTAAG ATTGCTCAAACGTTATATTTGTCGTATATTGAGAAAGTCCCTCTCTTCCGTGGATGCTCATCTGAATTCATTAACCAGATT GTTATAAGACTTCATGAAGAGTTTTTTCTCCCTGGAGAAGTAATAATGGAGCAAGGAAGTGTTGTTGATCAACTCTACTTCGTCTGTCATGGTGTATTG GAGGAGATAGGTACAGCTAAGGATGGATCTGAGGAGATAGTATCACTACTTCAACCAGATAACTCTTTTGGAGAGATTTCAATCCTCTGCAACATTCCTCAGCCTTACACAGTTCGAGTTTCCGAGCTGTGTAGGGTTCTAAGGCTAGACAAACAATCTTTTATGAACATACTCGAGATATATTTCCACGATGGACGGAGGATACTCAACAATCTGCTTGAAGGGAAAGAATCTAACGGCAGGATTAAGCAGCTGGAATCTGATATTACCTTTCATATCAGTAAACAAGAGGCAGAGCTAGCTTTGAAGTTGAATAGTGCTGCTTTCTATGGTGATCTTTATCAGCTTAAGAGCTTGATTCGAGCTGGAGCTGACCCAAATAAAACAGATTATGATGGAAGATCGCCTTTG CATCTTGCAGCGTCTAGAGGATATGAAGACATCACACTGTATCTTATTCAAGAATCGGTAGACGTAAATATCAAAGATAAACTGGGGAACACGCCGTTACTAGAAGCAATCAAGAACGGGAACGATCGTGTTGCGGCGTTGCTTGTGAAAGAAGGTGCAACGTTGAGCATAGAGAACGCAGGGACTTTTCTTTGCACTGTGGTTGCCAAAGGAGACAGCGATTTCTTAAAACGTCTTCTCAACAATGGCATTGATCCAAACTCTAAAGATTATGATCAGAGGACACCTCTTCACGTTGCTTCCTCTGAAGGGTTGTATCTCTTGGCAAGACAGTTGGTAGAAGCAGGTGCTAATGTTCTTAAAAAGGAcag GTGGGGAAATACTCCTCTAGATGAAGCCCTAGTTTGTGGAAACAAGATGTTGATAAAACTACTTGAAGACGCTAAGACTTCTCAGATGTCTACGTTTCTGAATAGCTCTAAAGAGATCAAAG TCTATAAGAAGAAATGCACAGTGTATTCTTCACATCCGAATGATTCCAAAGAGAAAAGAAGACGAGGGATTGTATTGTGGGTGCCTAAAAGCATCGAGGAGCTTGTAAGAAGTGCAGCAGAACAGCTGAATTTTCCGGAAGCTTCTTGTGTTTTGTCTGAAGATGAAGGTAAAATTATTGATGTAGAGTTGATAAGTGATGGACAAAAACTGTATCTGACCGTTGAAACATAA
- the LOC103870888 gene encoding potassium channel SKOR isoform X1: protein MGGSSGGGVSYRSEVDSDVELEDYEVDDDFGEGIVESRGNRFNPLTNFLGLDFTGGNGGKFTVINGIRDISRGSVVHPDSGCYKAWTMFIVIWALYSSFFTPLEFGFFRGLPGNLFILDILGQIAFLVDIVLTFFVAYRDSRTYRMVYRRSSIALRYLKSTFIIDFLSCMPWDIIYKVAGRKEEVRYLLLIRLYRVRRVILFFHKMEKDIRINYLFTRIVKLIFVELYCTHTAACIFYYLATTLPASQEGYTWIGSLKLGDYSYAKFREIDLWTRYTTSMYFAVVTMATVGYGDIHAVNMREMIFAMAYISFDMILGAYLIGNMTALIVKGSKTERFRDKMADIMRYMNRNKLGRNIRGQITGHLRLQYESSYTEAAVLQDIPVSIRAKIAQTLYLSYIEKVPLFRGCSSEFINQIVIRLHEEFFLPGEVIMEQGSVVDQLYFVCHGVLEEIGTAKDGSEEIVSLLQPDNSFGEISILCNIPQPYTVRVSELCRVLRLDKQSFMNILEIYFHDGRRILNNLLEGKESNGRIKQLESDITFHISKQEAELALKLNSAAFYGDLYQLKSLIRAGADPNKTDYDGRSPLHLAASRGYEDITLYLIQESVDVNIKDKLGNTPLLEAIKNGNDRVAALLVKEGATLSIENAGTFLCTVVAKGDSDFLKRLLNNGIDPNSKDYDQRTPLHVASSEGLYLLARQLVEAGANVLKKDRWGNTPLDEALVCGNKMLIKLLEDAKTSQMSTFLNSSKEIKDKVYKKKCTVYSSHPNDSKEKRRRGIVLWVPKSIEELVRSAAEQLNFPEASCVLSEDEGKIIDVELISDGQKLYLTVET, encoded by the exons ATGCTACAAGGCGTGGACCATGTTCATAGTGATATGGGCACTTTACTCTTCCTTCTTCACTCCATTGGAGTTCGGATTCTTCAGGGGATTACCAGGGAATCTGTTCATCCTCGACATCCTTGGCCAAATCGCTTTCTTAGTCGATATTGTGTTAACATTCTTCGTGGCGTATAGAGATAGCAGAACTTACAGAATGGTCTATAGACGCAGCTCCATCGCTTTACG TTACTTAAAATCAACttttattattgattttctATCATGCATGCCATGGGATATCATCTACAAG GTAGCAGGTCGAAAAGAAGAAGTGAGATACCTATTATTGATAAGGCTATATCGAGTTCGTAGAGTCATCTTGTTTTTCCACAAAATGGAGAAAGATATAAGAATCAATTACCTTTTCACTAGAATCGTCAAGCTTATATTTGTCGAGCTCTATTGCACTCACACCGCTGCTTGCATCTTCTATTACTTGGCCACCACGCTACCTGCTTCTCAAGAAGGGTACACTTGGATTGGTAGCTTGAAACTGGGAGACTACAGTTACGCTAAGTTCAGAGAGATCGATCTCTGGACTCGGTACACCACTTCTATGTACTTCGCTGTTGTCACTATGGCAACTGTTG GTTATGGAGATATACACGCGGTTAATATGCGGGAAATGATATTCGCGATGGCCTACATATCATTCGACATGATTCTAGGCGCTTACTTGATCGGTAACATGACAGCTTTGATTGTAAAAGGCTCAAAAACTGAGAGGTTCAGGGACAAGATGGCGGATATAATGAGGTATATGAACCGAAACAAACTCGGTAGAAACATTCGTGGTCAGATCACTGGACATTTGCGGTTGCAGTACGAAAGTAGCTACACTGAAGCAGCTGTTCTTCAAGACATACCTGTCTCTATCCGCGCTAAG ATTGCTCAAACGTTATATTTGTCGTATATTGAGAAAGTCCCTCTCTTCCGTGGATGCTCATCTGAATTCATTAACCAGATT GTTATAAGACTTCATGAAGAGTTTTTTCTCCCTGGAGAAGTAATAATGGAGCAAGGAAGTGTTGTTGATCAACTCTACTTCGTCTGTCATGGTGTATTG GAGGAGATAGGTACAGCTAAGGATGGATCTGAGGAGATAGTATCACTACTTCAACCAGATAACTCTTTTGGAGAGATTTCAATCCTCTGCAACATTCCTCAGCCTTACACAGTTCGAGTTTCCGAGCTGTGTAGGGTTCTAAGGCTAGACAAACAATCTTTTATGAACATACTCGAGATATATTTCCACGATGGACGGAGGATACTCAACAATCTGCTTGAAGGGAAAGAATCTAACGGCAGGATTAAGCAGCTGGAATCTGATATTACCTTTCATATCAGTAAACAAGAGGCAGAGCTAGCTTTGAAGTTGAATAGTGCTGCTTTCTATGGTGATCTTTATCAGCTTAAGAGCTTGATTCGAGCTGGAGCTGACCCAAATAAAACAGATTATGATGGAAGATCGCCTTTG CATCTTGCAGCGTCTAGAGGATATGAAGACATCACACTGTATCTTATTCAAGAATCGGTAGACGTAAATATCAAAGATAAACTGGGGAACACGCCGTTACTAGAAGCAATCAAGAACGGGAACGATCGTGTTGCGGCGTTGCTTGTGAAAGAAGGTGCAACGTTGAGCATAGAGAACGCAGGGACTTTTCTTTGCACTGTGGTTGCCAAAGGAGACAGCGATTTCTTAAAACGTCTTCTCAACAATGGCATTGATCCAAACTCTAAAGATTATGATCAGAGGACACCTCTTCACGTTGCTTCCTCTGAAGGGTTGTATCTCTTGGCAAGACAGTTGGTAGAAGCAGGTGCTAATGTTCTTAAAAAGGAcag GTGGGGAAATACTCCTCTAGATGAAGCCCTAGTTTGTGGAAACAAGATGTTGATAAAACTACTTGAAGACGCTAAGACTTCTCAGATGTCTACGTTTCTGAATAGCTCTAAAGAGATCAAAG ATAAAGTCTATAAGAAGAAATGCACAGTGTATTCTTCACATCCGAATGATTCCAAAGAGAAAAGAAGACGAGGGATTGTATTGTGGGTGCCTAAAAGCATCGAGGAGCTTGTAAGAAGTGCAGCAGAACAGCTGAATTTTCCGGAAGCTTCTTGTGTTTTGTCTGAAGATGAAGGTAAAATTATTGATGTAGAGTTGATAAGTGATGGACAAAAACTGTATCTGACCGTTGAAACATAA